A DNA window from Vespula vulgaris chromosome 18, iyVesVulg1.1, whole genome shotgun sequence contains the following coding sequences:
- the LOC127070505 gene encoding myotubularin-related protein 13 isoform X2, with protein MLGPITPTQSHEYTEMSRLADYFVVVGYDHEKERGGISSGIIIQRFPEKDWSDTPFIEGIEWFCQPQGWALSTERQEPRFFVSILTDIDANRHYCACMCFNETVSIMPSKPVDEEEEPVDNDSRSLVRSMPSIAHHSIMYAPKCLVLVSRLDYIETFRNCLGIIYTVYVENLGIPLETLVGNILGCIQVPPAGGPQVRFSIGASDRQALQPPISPSLPITHTSVNLLFQQLGIRNVLVLFCAVMTEHKILFHSASYSRLTEGCRALTALMYPFRYTHVYIPLLPAALVEVLSTPTPFIMGVHSSLKHEVAELMDVIVADLDGGSIMVPDGVSLSLLPEPLLSQTQDALSLVLQPELACADYAFPPLATRAPHPPMLDKELRAVFMRTFAQLLQGYRSCLTLIRIHPKPVITFHKAAFLGERGLTDCDFTTRVLDCMFFTSFIAERGPPWRPCDVWDELYSSLSDQLKQEVQDHRLVLTHIQELAQQLYTNENPNPQPYVQKILKPPEGAFARIHQPLLPRVNPEQVQAIIDEGLAKNNLNVRLTSLRPIQPRIVPIGPHISFVHDTRHLVSNSARRLEVLRNCINCIFENKISDARKTFPAVLRALKSKAARLALCMELSQHVVGNKAMLEHQQFDLVVRLMNCALQDDSSMDEHGVAAALLPLATAFCRKLCTGVIQFAYTCIQEHPVWQNQQFWEDAFYLDVQKDIKRLYLPGDNSPPRLANDGILNPISPRENKEFPFRDRYSIYQTQEPSALEIAAEQMRIWPTIDPEKQKELIASEESTMYSQTIHYANRMVYLLVPLDIGAKTHRQDNVYDDERASNSITNSVASDSGDAESGFEETDPGETGSAVIRMVSRFVDRVCTEGGVSAEHVRCLHQMVPGVVHMHIETLEAVHRESKRLPPIQKPKILTPNMLPGEEVIMDGLRVYLLPDGREESSAGLPKIPPLLPAEGAIFLTNYRIVFKGIPCDPFACEQLVVRAFPVTSLTKEKRVAVQHLAHLDQCLQEGLQLRSCTFQLIKLAFDEEVTPENIETLRKLVHKARYPPHIFHHFAFNGQALVTQTAHHKGKEKNATLKGFAKKTLLKTARKAGFKPKQSSKRQKYVLPNMNLMTNNKYMTLPGRMSLPVTDNNDLSHDDDLSIDDYEIPGIVSQPPTDAKTLERLSERSYVRDWYRLGLYANGPYSNRRNEPFRLSSVNCAYMICRSYPALLIVPTSVSDESIRRFCRLYRHSRVPVITWRHPRTKALLVRGAGYHGKGVMGMLKAHPTSAANLKATSSETTSSLEQEKYLMALVAATPLSVLRQGSAWGMSDSSLSIDSLLLAAEDRNATPEQTRRNPFNKAIGTLGSSGGKGAKNFGRWGSLKDKRHNSQASLTSVHQRGTVRHSADSDSGTECVHTFQRAALYILGEKSHMKGVKTESTPKTDFIPVEYFDVRHTKAAFKKLMRACVPSSPNVEPDQSFYKLIESSEWLQQLQNLMQLSGAVIDLMDVQGSSVAVCLEDGWDTTATVCSVAQVCLDPHYRTIDGFRTLIEKEWLGFGHRFGHRSNLAANSQTTNFTPTFLQFLDIIHQIQKQFPLAFEFNDYYLRFLAYHSVSCRFRTFLLDCEFDRVECGIAAVEDKRGSLTSHHKGVDTGSDDETIYPGGRLVGTSTGCNLGQSIFDYIERQHARCPLFYNFMYSPNTEHYVLRPVSHLPNLDIWQYYLEEELAHGPAYDLEVLQQDSQQEEEAEAADGIVKSNRKVVTQGYDGVSAMVPDQFAHLLEEIHKLETELGHLPQKWKVLWDKLELPNTDSLARHASFSTALVRYHGRLIHKRSTFELLLRGKLAGGNTAGNEGSVYAHPHRFDRLDSATPTHCDACSGVLWGPVKAGLRCVDCGHVCHDKCADAVPKNCTKYKAVTDNLQTHTLTRSGGDNGSVNSSVTTIQTSSQQYYEQFSSNVAENRTHEGYLYKRGALLKGWKQRWFVLDSIKHQLRYYDAMEDSHCKGYIDLAEVVSVTPAAPMPGPPKKTDDKSFFDLRTNRRTYNFCAGDATTAQEWIEKVQACLQ; from the exons ATGTTGGGTCCTATCACCCCCACTCAATCCCACGAATATACCGAAATGTCTCGTCTAGCCGACTACTTTGTAGTAGTGGGCTATGAtcatgagaaagaaa ggGGTGGTATTAGTAGTGGGATCATCATACAAAGATTTCCAGAAAAAGATTGGTCTGATACACCATTCATTGAGGGCATAGAATGG TTTTGTCAACCTCAAGGATGGGCTTTATCAACAGAAAGGCAAGAACCACGTTTTTTTGTATCGATATTAACAGATATCGATGCAAACCGTCATTATTGCGCTTGTATGTGTTTCAATGAGACAGTTTCAATAATGCCAAGTAAACCGgtagatgaagaagaagaacctGTTGATAATGATAGCCGTTCTTTGGTTAGATCAATGCCCTCTATTGCACATCATAGCATCATGTATGCTCCTAAATGTCTGGTGCTGGTCTCCAGACTAGATTATATTGAAACTTTTAGG aactGTCTTGGCATTATTTACACAGTATATGTAGAAAATCTTGGAATACCATTAGAAACATTAGTAGGAAACATATTAGGATGTATACAAGTACCACCAGCAGGAGGACCTCAAGTACGGTTCAGTATTGGAGCAAGTGATCGTCAGGCTCTTCAACCACCAATTAGTCCTTCACTTCCAATAACTCATACTAgtgtaaatcttttatttcaacaaTTAG gtATTCGCAATGTACTAGTGTTATTTTGTGCAGTTATGACAGAGCATAAGATACTCTTTCATTCTGCAAGCTATTCTAGATTAACTGAAGGGTGTCGTGCTCTAACTGCATTGATGTATCCATTTAGATACACACATGTTTACATTCCTCTTTTACCTGCGGCTCTAGTCGAAGTACTCAGTACACCCACGCCATTTATAATGGGTGTACATAGTTCACTCAAGCACGAAGTTGCAGAActt ATGGATGTGATAGTAGCTGACTTAGATGGTGGATCTATAATGGTTCCTGATGGAGTATCACTTTCTCTACTCCCAGAACCTCTTCTTTCACAAACACAAGATGCATTATCTCTTGTTTTACAACCAGAATTAGCATGTGCAGATTATGCATTTCCTCCTCTTGCTACAAGAGCCCCACATCCTCCAATGTTAGATAAAGAATTAAGAGCAGTTTTCATGAGAACATTTGCTCAATTGCTACAAGGTTATCGTAGTTGTCTTACATTAATACGAATTCATCCAAAACCAGTTATTACTTTTCACAAg gcTGCTTTTTTGGGAGAACGTGGTTTAACAGATTGTGACTTCACGACAAGAGTTTTAGATTGTATGttttttacatcttttatCGCAGAAAGAGGTCCACCATGGAGACCTTGTGATGTATGGGATGAATTATATAGCAGCTTAAGTGATCAGTTAAAACAGGAAGTACAAGATCATA GACTTGTTTTAACACATATTCAAGAACTTGCACAACAATTATATACGAATGAAAATCCTAATCCTCAACCATATGTACAAAAGATCTTAAAGCCACCAGAAGGAGCCTTTGCAAGAATTCATCAACCTCTTTTACCTCGTGTCAATCCAGAGCAAGTACAAGCAATTATAGATGAAGGTCTTGCCAAAAACAATTTAAATGTTAG ATTAACATCACTAAGACCAATTCAACCACGTATTGTACCTATAGGCCcacatatttcatttgttcATGATACTAGACATTTGGTGAGCAACTCAGCACGCAGATTAGAAGTGTTGCGtaattgtataaattgtatattcgaaaataaaatatcagacGCTCGTAAAACTTTCCCAGCAGTTTTAAGAGCTTTAAAAAGCAAAGCTGCTCGATTAGCTCTCTGTATGGAATTATCTCAGCATGTTGTTGGTAACAAGGCCATGCTGGAACATCAACAATTTGATTTAGTAGTGCGTTTAATGAATTGTGCATTACAAGATGATTCCTCAATGGATGAACACGGTGTAGCTGCtgctcttcttcctcttgcaACAGCATTTTGTAGGAAACTTTGTACAGGTGTTATACAATTTGCATACACTTGCATTCAAGAGCATCCTGTGTGGCAAAATCAACAGTTTTGGGAAGATGCTTTCTATCTGGATGTacagaaagatataaaacgtTTATATCTACCTGGTGATAATTCTCCACCAAGACTTGCAAATGACGGCATATTAAATCCTATCAGTCCACGAGAAAATAAGGAATTTCCATTTCGTGATCGTTATTCCATATATCAAACTCAGGAACCCTCAGCTTTAGAAATAGCTGCTGAACAAATGAGAATTTGGCCAACTATTGATccagaaaagcaaaaagaactTATAGCAAGTGAAGAAAGTACTATGTATAGTCAAACCATTCATTATGCCAACAGAATGGTATACTTACTAGTTCCTCTGGATATTGGTGCAAAAACTCATCGTCAAGATAATGTTTATGACGATGAAAGGGCTAGTAACAGCATTACAAATag TGTGGCAAGTGATAGTGGTGATGCAGAATCTGGATTCGAGGAAACTGATCCTGGTGAAACTGGTAGTGCTGTTATACGCATGGTTTCACGATTTGTAGACCGTGTTTGTACCGAAGGAGGTGTTAGCGCCGAACACGTAAGGTGTCTTCATCAAATGGTTCCTGGTGTTGTTCACATGCATATTGAAACTCTTGAGGCTGTACatagagaaagcaagagattACCACCAATACAGAAG CCTAAAATCTTAACACCCAATATGTTACCTGGTGAGGAAGTCATAATGGATGGTTTGCGTGTATATCTTCTACCAGATGGTAGAGAGGAAAGTTCTGCAGGCCTTCCCAAAATACCACCATTATTACCAGCAGAAGGAGCTATTTTCCTTACGAATTATAGAATAGTATTCAAGGGAATACCCTGTGACCCATTtg CTTGTGAGCAACTAGTAGTTAGAGCTTTTCCTGTTACATCATTAACTAAGGAAAAGCGTGTTGCTGTACAGCACTTGGCACATTTAGATCAGTGTCTTCAAGAAGGACTACAATTACGTTCGTGtacatttcaattaataaaattggcATTCGACGAAGAAGTAACGCCAGAAAACATTGAGACATTAAGAAAATTAGTTCACAAAGCACGGTACCCGCCACatatatttcatcattttgCATTTAATGGTCAAGCATTAGTTACACAGACTGCCCATcataaaggaaaggaaaaaaatgctACACTGAA agGTTTTGCCAAAAAGACCCTCTTGAAGACAGCAAGAAAAGCTGGTTTTAAACCAAAACAATCATCCAAAAGgcaaaaatatgttttaccaaatatgaatttaatgaCCAACAATAAGTACATGACATTGCCTGGACGAATGAGCTTACCAGTCACTGATAATAATGACTTAAGTCATGATGATGATCTCAGCA TTGACGATTATGAAATACCAGGAATTGTAAGTCAGCCTCCAACCGATGCAAAGACTTTGGAACGTCTTTCTGAACGCAGTTATGTCAGGGATTGGTACCGATTGGGTCTATATGCTAATGGACCATATAGTAATCGACGAAACGAGCCTTTTCGATTATCTTCTGTGAATTGTGCATATATGATTTGCAGAAGTTATCCAGCTCTTCTCATAGTTCCTACATCTGTATCGGATGAAAGTATTCGAAGGTTTTGTCGGCTTTATCGACATAGTAGAGTTCCCGTTATTACTTGGAGGCATCCAAGAACGAAAGCACTTCTTGTTAGAGGTGCCGGTTATCATGGTAAAGGTGTCATGGGGATGTTAAAGGCTCATCCAACATCTGCTGCTAATCTAAAAg CAACTTCATCTGAAACAACGTCTTCCTtggaacaagaaaaatatcttatgGCTCTTGTAGCTGCTACTCCATTATCTGTATTGCGTCAAGGTTCAGCATGGGGCATGTCCGATTCCTCTCTTAGCATAGATTCACTATTATTAGCTGCAGAGGATCGTAATGCCACTCCTGAACAAACTAGGCGAAACCCATTCAATAAAGCTATAGGTACATTAGg ATCATCAGGTGGTAAAGGAGCAAAAAATTTTGGACGCTGGGGCTCACTTAAAGATAAAAGACATAATTCTCAAGCTTCATTAACCTCTGTTCATCAACGTGGTACAGTGAGACATTCTGCTGACTCAGATAGTGGAACAGAATGTGTTCATACCTTTCAACGTGCGGCTCTCTATATTCTTGGAGAAAAATCTCACATGAAg gGTGTTAAAACTGAATCAACTCCTAAAACTGATTTTATACCAGTAGAATATTTTGATGTAAGGCATACTAAAGCTGCATTCAAAAAACTTATGCGAGCATGTGTTCCAAGTTCTCCAAATGTCGAACCTGATCAAAGTTTTTACAA ATTAATTGAAAGTTCGGAATGGTTACaacaattacaaaatttaatgcAATTATCTGGAGCTGTAATAGATCTGATGGATGTACAAGGTTCATCAGTCGCAGTTTGTTTAGAAGATGGTTGGGATACAACAGCAACTGTTTGTTCCGTTGCTCAAGTTTGCCTTGATCCACATTATAGAACTATTGATGGTTTTCGAACTTTGATCGAAAAGGAATGGCTTGGTTTTGGTCATAGATTTGGCCATAGGAGTAATCTTGCTGCAAATTCACAAACAACAAATTTCACACCCacttttcttcaatttcttgATATAATACATCAAATTCAAAAGCAATTTCCATTGGCATTTGAATTCAATGATTATTATCTCAGATTTTTGGCATATCATTCAGTATCTTGTCGATTCCGCACATTTTTGTTAGATTGTGAATTTGATAGAGTGGAGTGTGGTATTGCTGCTGTTGAAGATAAGAGAGGTTCTTTGACGAGCCATCACAAAGGTGTAGACACAGGTAGCGACGATGAAACGATTtatcctggtggtagattagTTGGAACGAGTACTGGTTGTAATTTAGGCCAGAGTATATTTGACTATATCGAAAGACAACACGCAAGATGTcctttattttacaattttatgtaTTCACCAAATACTGAACATTACGTTCTGAGACCTGTTTCACATTTACCAAATCTTGATATTTGGCAATATTATTTAGAAGAAGAGCTGGCCCATGGGCCAGCTTATGATTTAGAAGTATTGCAACAAGATTCtcaacaagaagaagaagcagaagctGCTGATGGTATTGTGAAGAGTAATCGAAAAGTAGTCACACAAgg gtaTGATGGAGTTAGTGCTATGGTACCTGATCAATTTGCACATCTTTTGGaagaaattcataaattaGAAACCGAATTAGGACATTTACCCCAGAAATGGAAAGTTCTTTGGGATAAACTTGAATTACCTAATACAGATTCATTAGCT cGACATGCATCATTTAGTACAGCGCTTGTAAGATATCATGGTAGATTAATACATAAGCGTTCCACTTTCGAACTTTTATTAAGAGGAAAATTAGCTGGTGGAAATACAGCTGGAAACGAAGGTTCTGTTTATGCACATCCACACAG GTTTGACAGATTAGATTCGGCTACACCAACTCATTGCGATGCATGCTCTGGTGTGTTATGGGGACCCGTAAAAGCTGGTTTGCGATGCGTTGATTGCGGTCACGTTTGTCACGATAAGTGTGCAGATGCAGTGCCAAAAAATTGCACAAAATACAAAGCAGTAACTGATAATTTACAGACTCATACTCTTACACGAAGTGGTGGAGATAATGGAAGTGTTAATTCAA gTGTAACTACAATACAAACATCTTCGCAACAATATTATGAACAATTCTCCAGTAACGTTGCAGAAAATAGAACTCACGAAGGATATCTTTATAAGCGAGGTGCTTTATTGAAAGGTTGGAAGCAAAGGTGGTTTGTGCTAGATTCTATCAAGCATCAGTTAAGGTATTACGATGCAATGGAAGATTCTCATTGTAAAGGATATATAG ATTTGGCAGAAGTTGTATCTGTTACTCCAGCTGCACCAATGCCAGGGCCGCCAAAGAAAACAGATGACAAATCATTTTTTGAT CTCCGTACAAATCGAAGGACATACAATTTTTGTGCTGGTGATGCAACAACTGCACAAGAATGGATTGAGAAGGTCCAAGCATGTTTACAGTAG